The following coding sequences are from one Watersipora subatra unplaced genomic scaffold, tzWatSuba1.1 SCAFFOLD_27, whole genome shotgun sequence window:
- the LOC137410438 gene encoding sacsin-like has product MNCEIMIQLEMRYQQSIEVCHFLGLFDRVLDRSVHWLVISSMGDWDALEIALRYEGLAPVGGMAVPLDQKYMRQDVLQPRVMKETESDGYAGKVFCYLPLPMKSRLPVHININIASKSCIDKAYCSFCVDD; this is encoded by the exons atgaattgcgaaataatgattcagcttgag ATGAGGTACCAGCAGAGCATAGAGGTATGTCATTTTCTCGGACTGTTCGACAGAGTGCTCGACCGATCTGTTCACTGGCTGGTCATTTCTTCAATGGGCGATTGGGACGCCTTAGAGATTGCTCTCAGATATGAAGGTTTAGCGCCAGTAGGAGGAATGGCTGTCCCTCTTGACCAGAAGt atatgagacaagatgtactccagcctcgagttatgaaagaaaccgagtcggatggctatgcaggcaaagttttctgctaccttccactgcctatgaaaagtcgtcttcctgtgcacattaacattaacatcgcgagcaagtcttgtattgataaggcttattgtagcttctgcgtcgacgactga
- the LOC137410424 gene encoding uncharacterized protein, with product MKSNMATSFTQTMRTAYSTSMKDFLKQGEDIWRGKNVIHDSQSYLCMYGEEKEYGEEKEYGCMYGPERQQTQKEKYKEQRRSQNPTKRPHPQDNTSDSNTELKIRRKRSACSGWVGVRAEAM from the exons atgaaatcgaatatggcaacaagttttacacaaaccatgaggacggcatattcaacaagcatgaaagactttttgaag caaggtgaagatatttggagaggtaAGAACGTCATCCATGACAGTCAaagctatttatgtatgtatggcgaagaaaaagagtatggcgaagaaaaagagtatggctgcatgtacggccctgaaagacagcaaacccagaaggaaaagtacaaagaacagcggagg tcacagaatccaacaaagagaccgcatcctcaagacaatacatctgatagtaacacggag ctcaagataaggaggaaacgcagtgcttgctcaggatgggtaggagtaagagcagaggctatgtga